The Vanessa atalanta chromosome 2, ilVanAtal1.2, whole genome shotgun sequence DNA window GTGCCCGAAGCAGATCGACTAATCCTAAATTTCTGACTATTTAGATAAGAATGAGAAGGTCAAAGATTATATCGTAAACttcgataattatatttataaagcaaaatcAATGACATGAacattttcgtattttattttatacaaaatatatatcagttCCCTGAATTAACAAAGttgaataatgaattaaatagatGGTATGTGAAGTTCGTATTAACcgatttttaatagttaatatacatatattctggatatttaaattcattaatttccgAGTATTTTTCGAATCTTTCTCTCAACTAACTCAGCTGCTCGTCTCGACTTCGTATGGGAATTAGGGATTGTATTTCCTTCCCGATCGTTATCCGATGAGGACATCAGTGAAATGAACACAAATAGaagaaatttagaattaaataaaaatatacaggactgttacttatatttatataattatcacatAAGTGAATATTGTTTTGGAATACATGATAAAATtcttaagaaatttaataatttataaagcttGATGCTCATTATATTCCGCTGTGAAAATGATTCAGATATCCTCACGTTTTTTCTGTGGGTGACAATAAAACTGATTGTCATCTTAAACCGTTGCatgaatactaataatattttaattcggaGTCAGTAACCATTTTCATACCCGTGTTGATTTCTTGACGGGATAAAGATTGCTATCTCAATACGTCCAATATTCACTGTCATGTAAATATATGATCGATTGTATTACGAAGGAGTTAATGATGATCTCGTGCGTGAACACGTTCGAATcgaatagtattaattaatcgtTAACGTATCGGATCAATAATATCATAATCGCCCTATGGGATGGATCATCGTCGCGATAATTGTGTCATGTCTTTGTAGTGCTATAGAAATaacggaatattttaaaatgcggAATTGGCTAGTAGTCGGACGTAGAGTTGGCCGCCGCGACGCCAGTCGGCCGCCGACCGTCCGCCGGGACAGCGCGCAACGGCGCGAGTGTCAAGCAATAACCGCAGCCATGCCGCCTACCACCATGATAGTGCCCTGTGTGTTTTCAATTAtcgtaacatttattatttataaacttaaatattcaaCTGGAAAACCAACATATTCGACAATCACAAGTTTTAAGAGTACTAAAGTAATCCTATGATGATTTGTAATGTTCCCATTGAGTGACGTGAATACGTTTTACTACAAAGTCGCGTAGACTTAAAAACATTATCCCAACATATGTGCGGGCGGAGGCAGGGGTGCCCAGTGCGTTTGTTGACCACGCGTTGTGTTTACGTTTTCATTTCTGGCACTCGATGTTGATCCCGAATTGGATTGTTTGCTGGCCACGTTTTTTGTGCTCCTAAATGTCAACATTGACATCTGGTTCATAAGAATGGTTGGGTgacatttgttttgataaaaaaagttatatgtagTTCTATAAATTTGTCAAATGCAGTGCCAAATTATATGGTTAATTATAGTCACTggaatatagattaaatttcTGTAAAGCTAGGATTTCCtaaatattagttttctatataattGATAACTGATTCGATGATCAGGAAGTTATTGGTTTATGTAGTTCAAGAATTCGCCAACGTGTTTGCAGCCCACGCTTTGCTATCAATCATTACCCATGGGCTCCAAGTTGAACGGACCGTTCACCTGTGCGGAACACTTTCTAAATTAAGGTGTATCATCACATTAGTCAGTAATATTTATAGCCACCCTATATTCGTAATCGGGTCTTCCTGAAAAATATCACGGCTGCTGTGTTATACTATTTGatcactataaaataaataggtacttCATATTTGACAAAATTTGATATTCGCGTTTAACTGGGAGCGTTcccaaaattattaaagtttctaAAATAAAGATGAGAATTTATGAAATCACTTTGCGGTCACACAGTtgcgtagtttttttttttaactttcgtAATAATTAATCTCGCACAATCGCGTGTTCCACTACAGTACAATTGTTGACAATTAACCGTAGTTCTTTTGCGTGCTTCAATCATGTCTAAGAAAGAGGGTCAACTACTCGTATAATTACacgtatgtataattatttaagggaTTATTCGAATTTAAACAAATGTCACATATGCGAGGCTATGAACGCTTTTGTCTTCTTTTatcttaatactataaatgGTATTATTCATATTCACAGTATTGACGTAGACACTACGTTAGACACGATACTCGTTAGATTTAAGAGCGTGGGTTTGTGCTTGAAACATGTGATAGAATACATTCTGTATATAGAATCAGTTGCTCGTTACTCCTACACGATGTGTTTTACGGAGTcgtgatattaatttatgataacatTTTCACAATTCAATTATAGTATGTAAATAAGTCTTCAAACCTCTTTACCATATGatgttctattatataatataccgtTTATTTACgatgtttcataaaattataagtaatatagtatattttatataatgtatacatttacaaatCTACTTGCatacaaaacaaatactttGTTTAGAAAAACAATGATGATGTCAGTCGTATGACCTCACGCACCCGACGAAAGAATCTGGACTGTAAAAGGACGTATTTATAAAAAGCTGATAATTTTATGTCACCAGTTGTGAAcgatatgatattaaatatatatctcaaaGATTTACAGCGTTCTCTCCAAAATAccttttcctttaaaatatatttatattttttagagttcTCGGTACGGAAACTATAACTGAGCTATCACTTAGCGTGCGTCGTCTCTCAGTCTGTCACAGAGCTGTATATTTAGAGCCGTAATAGCTAGACAGTTGAAAAACACCAAAATACGTGTAACTAAGGCCGCTgtcatgacaaaaaaaaaacaataaaaaatctaaactcAAGGTACCGGACCCTTAGTGTGCGAGTCCAGTCGCACTTGTTCAgtgtttgatattttaattaaagtgtaCGTTATATTGATataccaaaattaataaatttgttagcTTGTAAATATGctaacttaatttttgtttgttttttttttccggtTTTACATAAAACCTATTTGCAGTTTTCGAATCTGATCTAATCGGATTAGTGTTATTGATATGGATCCTACTAAATCtactcatattattttagttcgtAGTGCGCTTTCAAAACAAATGCTGCTCATGCTATGGGGTATAGATATACGAATactgcattatttttaaatctctaAAATGTGTACAGAAATGTAATTGAacgttttataatatctatgtttTATGGTGTAGTAagtgtataaataaacactttcttattgatgacCAAACGTAGACAAATTATAACACatttaatcgaaaaaaaaactacttattgccaaatatcaaaactaaacgaaaaaaaatacataataactatgaaaacgaattaataaaaaaaatttgattcgATTAGTGATTTTTTCGGAAGTGTTTTCAGGTTTCAActtgattgaatttttttaatttaactacttatgtttttttttaatatccgtCACCTTTAACTGTCGCGaagtatttaatatcaatgaataACTCAGTTTTAAGCATTCATAAATAATGCCTTTTACTATTCGAACCAGTACATATATTCAACGAAATAACTTTTTTCAACAATAATGTGAAAGAATACGCCTGCGTTGtacgatatttttatgtttatttaaaattggtacAGTATTAGAtccttttttttcatacaaattcGGAAGGGATTTGCTATAATATAGATacgacattaatttatttattcgattagttggaaaacatttttttaaataaatttggtgAAATTGTTGCCgacagaattttatatttatcataacaattaagtgttcaatttaaaaaatgaaaaggttttaaataatgtaccgTTGCGCAGGCAGCGAGGCGTCGCCACCTCCTCCTTGCGAGGTGTTCCTGGGAGGGTCCTGCAACCCGACCACATGGAGATCAGACATCGCTATTCCTATGCTTAAGAAGATGGGCATCACATATTTCAATCCTGTAAGTATTCTTTgacttcttattattaataatataatgtaaataatcgtTGAATCTACCTCCCATATACCAAACACATATCTAATGGTTGGCCGTGCCACTGACGGTGTAAAAAGCATCAACggcttatattttttcaatgccAAAGTATATTAACCAAACCTACACCAGGTTAGGTTATCTCAGATcctcttataaaaatattttataaatatatatatgaaacgacaataataattcatctctatTAAAGGTATTCACTTTTTAAGTATAAAGTGGTTTATTTAAAACCGGCATTACAAGTTGTAAGGATGATGTCCTCGTGATTAATTTCGATAACGACAGTCATTCTTGAGGGAAACTCGCCAACTGCGCAAGATATACAATAATGGACAAGTGTACGTGCAAAAAAGGCACTCTATCCCCCTTACTCTCATTATACTATGGGTAACCAATCCGACTAAAAAATTAAGGCGCAAAACTAGGCTTTAAGAGCTTGCCGAGGCACAAGAGTGTtaaacttgttttaattttatggaattaaagttttttaatacatCCTAGTTTTATCGGCATTGAAAGTCACTAAACCCCTAAACTACATAAATTCAAGAAATAATTTCGATTCGCAGTGTAACGTTTGCATGAATTATAGACAAACCAGCAAGCACACTTTcgcatttagaatataataggAATTCGTCAAGTGAGAACATTTTgtgaattcaattttatttaaatatatgagtagtttaaatcataaataatttacaagtcAATTTAgagtttaaatataaaggtCATGCTCCTTACAATGCTGttgtaacttaattttaatgtttagaataattaaaattttttacaaaCATCTTTTTgttcgtctttttttttaatgaagtttatGCACATTCATATACCTGTTAGACGTTGAATGTGTGATTTGAAGCCAACATTTAAGCAACCAATtcgaatatgatatttatttttcccgTAATTAAAGTAAGATTAGTACCAAAAATACTTAAAGTACCTGCGGTTGAACataattaatctaaatattttgttaaatgaaatcGCTTACGTGTTCCATATTAAGGACGCAGTACTAACTATGATCATTTAGACCGCTATTAAGATAATtagatttaacaatatttaaataagaagttaaataatatattgattccAATTCTAAAGTAgtacaacataatatttatttatctgctCGAATAACCTTTAGAACTAGTCCAGTATTAAATGTGAATTTGTAACGTTATCCGTCTCTGTcacaataattgttatttattttaaatatttataatcgttGACCACATTCCACAACTGGTTTCCATATACCACAGATAGTAAAAAATCAATCGATTGCAAATCAAGGGCTTTTGAGGCCTTCTCAACGCTACATATGAATTTATTGCTAAACTAACGATTTTATCtcagttttaatatttgaatggaGTTTTCTCGTACACACTCTCGGACGGTAACAATTGCATATGGTTGTAGGCACTAGATTGAGATACCGGATTTggactagaaaaaaaaaacgttttgatAAAATCGTACAGTTCCAAATGCTGGCagttacatatatacttttacgGCAATGTAATGCGATTCATTTGAATACTTGTGTGTCGTGTCGtacttttgatttatttttaaagattacttATTTCTTAGTTTAGTTTTACATTGTGTCGTGTGGGAAAGGCCTTACTAATTTCTTAGAGTTCTGTAAAATAACGGAAAAAGCGATAATGCATGTAGctgaatagtttatttttattaaacgtgaTCGAATTGAGTAAAACTGACATCATACAACACGTTTACatgtaatatctatatattaatacgtgaacatcgaaaattgttttatattttttttttataaaagtataggaaataaatttataccatTCGAAAGGTATTGTGTCATTGATGTGAACACAATAAATCTATTTTCGTTATTGGTAAATTGTTAATACACATTAAAGATGTTTATTGATAGTAATTTAACGGTTTGATGAAATTTCACtagttcttttttataatttagcaaGTAGACGACTGGTCGACGGAGTTAATAGAAGTGGAACATCGTGCTAAGGCAGAGGCACGAGCTCTATTATTCGTGTTGGACAGCGAGACCCGCGCTGTAGCCGCGAGTGTCGAGGCTGCGCATTTAGCAGCCGCGCCCCGAGACCTGCTGCTCGTACTGCGACCATACTCGCGACATCAGAACATCGGCCGCGAGACCATCTCTGACCAGTCAGTTTACCTTATAAatcatcattaattataaagtatcaatttattaacatacctCAAACTCATatcgtatgaaaaaaaaacaacttgttAATTTAAACCTCTCCAGACAATTTTATAGGCTAGAGATATTTTGagataaattcattaaaataatcttaatgatTACAGAGAGTACATTGAGCTGTCGCGAGCTCGAGCGACATTACAAGAAGCAGTCGAACGGCGAGGACTTCCCGCCTTCACAGATATACCAGCGGCGTTACGATGCGCACGCGCTGTTCTTCGAGGGGCGCGAACGCACCCGCGTCACTCTTTGGGTCACACGATTCTGCGACTGAAACGTGTATACGACGCAGCTGGCGGCAGAAACGCGCGATTACCTCGCGCACGAGCCATCGAAGCGCTCAAAGATGCGACGCGGGCGCCTCGCGATCTCGCTGAACGTTGCCTACCGGCTAACGCTGATACAATTGATTTCGAATCCTTTTGTGCTGCCGTGGCGGAACTGGCCGCTGACGCAGGTGAGATATAAGCAAATTAAGAGTTTCTAATATTAGTTTCAGATGctgacaatatatataaagtttattaattacctaattatgttaaaatgttcAAGGGAAAGAAAGTTGGaaagtaatttgtaataaaaagtagGAGATTTCGGTTGGGTAAAGTAGATATTTGTTAAAGGTTCGCAATCACCGCGAACACCGTCCGGTTCGAGCGTAGCGGCGCGCGTGCGTCGCGCGTTTCGATCGCTGCGAGATTTGATCGTCTCGTCTGGCTTGTCCCCCGGTGCGTTTTGCACGCACGACATGCTTTGCAATTGACTTTTGAGGCTTTCCAAGCGTACCGTTACAATATCGGAACATAATAAAGTGACTTAAATGTACTAACGTTAAGTAACTCTCATTCAGCGGTCCATTCAAAacagaaattgaaaatatttattattaacgtcGTATGTACGTGGCTATAATCTGTATCGgtcattaaactttataattttacaatcatTCGTTTCAGATAACATATATCGATTGATTGAAAAATCCGACCTTGatatcgaaattaaatattaaatcatagaTGTGCCAGGAATGtgtctataaataatatcgtgTGCACAAATAACCTTGCGATTTATTAAGTCACGTTCAAGGGATACTTCAAAGTTTTGGCCATGTCACTTGCTATGTGAGAAAGCGTAACGGTCCGTCTAAATCATTACCTTATTATCTTCACTCTTATTCCATTTCATTCATTTCAGTTCGCCGTGTTCCGTGATCGTTATTTTCTTTCGCAGATACATTTCGAACTGCAATCATTCGACAAAATAGCTTCATGTAAATATCGCTTATTTATCTTATCATTCTTCGCACAGAGGAAGTACTCACTCAAGTTTCATTCTTCGAATCGAATCATTTTCGGTGTgatgattttgttttgttttgcatTCCTATCTAGTTGAGTTCGTTTGgaaaactaatatgttattttattatttgcggTTTAATTGTTAcgacttttttatcatttagctaaacgcgttatattataataaatatatgcatttttatgtattttatacagcTTTGTTTATCTAGAAATCGTGAGAGAGAAATGCACATACCAAGGTTTCTGAGTAATTGTATCGTTGTTAAAATAACGTAGGATAGTTCTTGTTTTttctgtttacattttttaaatatctattcaagtatttatggtttaattttaagtttggtataaaatatttttatttttatccaattaagtgacgaatatttagatatcaatggaaataataatttatagtttcaaaAACAGAATACCAGAGTCGTCACAACTCTGAGACGGAGAGCGCCGAGAGCGTCGCGGGGGTCGCGGGCGGAGTGAGCGGGACGGAGCGAGTGTCGAGCGCGCGGGAAGGGAACGGCCTGCGCGTGCACAACCCGCGTCTAAGAGCGTACGGACAGAAGCTCTCATTGTTTATACCCAAGGTACGATTGACATTACTTATCATACATAGATAATAACGCTACGTAATTAACCCACTGAGCCAAATTTAACGTAAACTTAACATATGTACTGGTATTCTTATACGGGGCCATGAATATATTTATCTGTGAAAAtaactattgaattttatttgcataaatgtGTCGCTTGTTAAACTCATAACTGCGCAAAGACATTGGCGCCTAAAgacttaagatgttatgtcccttgtatgtatttccactggctcactcattctacAAACCGGTACAGAACTAGTAGTAACTAgtacaacactaagtattgctgcttgactgTAGAATATGtattgagtgggtggtacctacaaagatgggcttacacaaagccctaccacaaaataaatgttatttattttatagaatggCAGCAACCGAAGTGCGGTAGATGAAGGTACCGCCTCTGGTGGTAGTAGCGGTGACTCTGTGTTCACACCCGGAACCGAACGACGACTGGAACGGTTACCGGCCATGTTGGGAGCGCCAATTCATGATGTATACCTCGGGGGATCTTTTCCCGtaagtgttattataaaatccTATAATTTGAGAGATAAAGCCTTTACTAAAGGTGCATAAATAAAGAGAATCAAATTCCATTCAAAACACAAAAATCTGTTCAAAAATACTCGAATtagatttatgaaataaactttgtgtgtattaatttcaatattattaagtacatataaataatttttaactaaatggtagagtctacaaaaaaaaatggcaattaccttcgaatattttaaaacatttataacctTTGAAGTAACAGTTACAGTATCCAGTAACTGTTATCCATACTATCGTATggattatttctatttatttttttaatttaaatctgacttttaaaaagttgttactaattaaaaataattgaaatataacagtacgtatgtatgtatgttatcgGTCATCTAACGAGTATCACAATATTATATGCCCATAAACAACACTACTGCGTAGTGGTTATCGCAAACGTGGGTTTATAAAGATTCCGCTATAAGtcaaagaacatttttttttttttgttgtaatcaAAATGCTTAGTACTCGTGTCTACTTATTACAATCAAGTATTCGTTAATGAATTAATGTGATGTAGCTATTGCACTGACGACTTTGTTCTTTGATTCACATTACAGTAAGATAACGATCTCTTAACCAAAATTAATGCGTATCAATTGCTGAATGACTTGTTGCGTTGTTAGCACACAATGCGTTTCGCTTGTTCCGCGAATGCTGTTAGCATAATGCGTTCTTAAACAAACCATGCTTACATTGTAACTGAATAATAATCAACAATGCGATCTTTATGTTTTGGCACAAAGcgtaatttcattttcaacgATATTAGAGCGATTTGTCGTTCTACGTTTGGTGAATGTGTATGAGCTCATTTTTGATATCCGACTAATTGTTAGAATCTCGTTTAAATACGTATCGGACCTTTTTTGGTCGCTGTCTTTTTTTTTGACTTAATTAGCGGTAATTTTCTTTGAATCACTCTCTGACTCATGATTTTTTACTGAAAACAAATTGAATTCGTTGATAGCAAAAAcagtaatttcaaaatataacaatgtttttttgagatataattaattatttatttgattaaatttgtacattataaattacaagtatAATACACTCAAggaatttacaatatattttattgaatgtaaactattttttacagtcTAATAGTGCACGTCCAGACGAGATCCTACGAAGGGAGGGTTTCACGTGCGTGATACCGCGCGTGAACGACTACACGCGCATGTTCTCCGCGCCCGCGCGCCGCACCGCGCCCGCGCCCGACTCGCCCTGTCGCGACAAGAAGCCGCGCCCCGACACGCGCGCGTCGCCGCCCGCCTCGCcagccgcgccgcccgcgcccccctcgcccgccgcgcccgcttCGCCCGACGTCGTGCTGCGGGAGCGCGCGCCCGACGCCGACCGGCCCTGCGACCGCCTCAGCGCGTCCGACTTCTACTCGGTCACGGAGGACATCACGCCGCAGCCTTTTAAAGGTGAACTAGATCGtgcacatttttatttatcacattCGCCTCTTTGAAGACAAACAATTTTTCAACGCTTATatagaagtaaataataaaggataatttgccattatattttcctttagtAACGACGAGTATCTTAAAGTTGTGactatatgattaatattagaATTGAAAAATTATCGAGAAAAAATCTGGTCTAGTAAATTGAAGTATGTAGGACACAATTTGACATAGCTCGTGTTCTCAGGTACGTACGACGAGGAGCTGCTGCTGGGCTCGCGTGTGCTGGTTTTCGCGATGAGTGCGGAGGCTCCGAGCTTCGCCGCCATGGTGCTCGCCGCGCACTACATGGGCCTGCGCCCCAATCACACCGTTCTGCTCGTGCAGCCCATGGACCCGCAGCGGGCTCATCccgtatgtatttaattattctcatatCCTTCATACCTATGTTTTTCCTGTATATGTAAGCAACCTCTAGCTACCACATTTCAAGTGTTTTAGCTATGTAAAGTAAATAACGACACTACTTGTTATGATATTCAAGGAATGACTAATATTCCTTATTTCCCTATGTGTAAAGCTCGCGTTAGAATTCTTCAATGGCTCGAAAAATTAAAAGTGGCAAATAACATTTCTTACACCGCTAACATCTATAGGTGTTGGTGGTCACCAACACCTATAGTTGATcatctgtattataaaaaaatattaatttgaataccaaaaataataaccaattatAAATTTCGCAGTACAGCGAAGCCGCTGTGAAAGATTACAACCGCGGCCGGCACTACCTGAGAGACCTCGCCCGGCGCGCCGGCGTGCCCGTGTTCGACTCCGTGGACGCGACCGTGGCGTGCGTGGTGTCGCGCCTGCGCGTCGCGCTCTAGCGCCCGCACCGCCCCCCACCATGTATTCACTAATCGCTACCTCGCCGACGTAATACGTCCGAGGAGGATTTCTATGCTGCAACTGTGCATCAGTGTCGGCCGTAAACTAGCCAATTTTATTACCGAATCAACGAAATCGTGAATCTCATTCATCCTTTCCATACGAATTTCGATGCTCAGATTCCTCATACGTAATTCCATAGTATATTATCACAAACTACGTAATAAAGACATCACAAACTAACCATCGTAACAGTATAGGTTATCGCGGCTAGGAGTCTCATATGTGTACTTATTTCATACGTGTTATAATTTTGAACACTATAGTGTAGTACAAACAAGTCTCTCTCTTACTTCGTCACTCTCTATTgtgttataaatgtgaaagtgtaGGCACTTATTTTAATACGGTTCAGTACGAAAGAGTCGAATGGAAGGCGATGCAATCGTTTCGAGTTAACAAATCTCTGTGATGAACTTGTTtaggaaattttaatattgtgaatTTTCAATGCATACATATAGGTAATAGCGTATGAATAATGTAGTGTAATAACGCAGGCGAGGAACTAAAGTCGCATGTTAACGTGTTTTAATGAATCTTAACATGACAAATGCATATGTCAGTACACGTCGAGCGGGGACGAATAATTGCTATTCTTGAATCCTTTCtcgaattttattatctttgaatGAAAGATGTTATGATATTGACTGATGGTATTTTTAAAGTGCTGTTTGTCATACTTTTAGGATGTATAGTGGGTCTTGTAGACAATTTTCTCAAGTTAGATCTTTAGTGTATTGGCATACtgctgttaaaattatttacgttatatatttactaaaccaGTTCGTATAATGGAAAGTACAAATGTGTTTTGCTCATGTAGCAAATTTAATAGTATGTTGTAATATCGTTAATCGAAAAGTTATTAtgcaaaattaattgttattcaccttatactcatttttaatctagGTATTTTAGGattcaatatacaaataaaaaataaaatttgcttacaAAATAATCAGGCTTTTAAAGCCTAGATTCCATACCTAAACTAGGTATAGCATAggtaatattagttaaataagttGTAAAACGTTTGACCCACTGtcactaaaatattacaattttatataatcagcAAATATTATTTGCTAGTCACACTATCCATTAACATATATAAGtactttgtaatattgtttgatagtacaaaaatctaatttatagaaaaattatttcatatattaattgtaattatatgcCATGTACgcttattttaaactaaaaacatcACATGTAAATATAGAAATTTGTAATTagaaaagcattttatttttccCATCCCATTAGACGTCTTcgctttaaattcaattaattaggTTTTCATTTGAAACATGACTTAACGAAAATCGTTTTAAATGGAACTGAAGATTAATGATTGATAATTTTTCGACTTTTTTGGCAGCATGAATAAATTCTTAGCATAACATTAAGGTGTTAAATGATACAATAACTGTTTTAATTGCTCGgtcatattataattgttaatcaaaataattcagaaattggttttccatttttatttttcttattttgtaagaatatttACTCTATCCATGACTACTGAAAAAATCTTTAATCATGATTCAGATGAAaaagaattttgttttaatacaatgGTTCAGTTCAAtgcatcaaattaaattaaatgttaaaattcaaGTTTAAATTTACCCTTATTAACTTTAGAACATACTAAGTTATTCGTATGATATACTAAGTAcagtatttttttgtcatttaactcaatttaaataagatttacaaAAGGCAACATGGATGTCACCAATGTGAGATGTAACGCTTTCAATGATTGCAGATCATGTTTGATCATGTTTGATCATGTTTGTGGAGAAAAATATGGAGTACGAATcttattattgtacaaaatgcAATTCATAACATTTTGAGCACATAGTAAATGTTGCTAGATTTCATAATAGAACTGCTCtgaccttaaaaaaaaattaagtgaactatttaatttattaaacaaaaatttcgaACAAAATCTACATAGAATTGACCTCATATCAATACACAATAACTTTGCAAAAAAGATACAAAACTATAAATCTAGCCGAAGTCAAATCAAGTTACcctttattcgatatagaagcattacacttactgattgtcaaattaaacattttaccaGTTCGGAATAGAAAATACCCTAACCAGAGAAGAACCAGAGAAACAAACTCagtgagttatttttttgtcaatttgtgtttgtttacatatattaactatcaaaaagaaatagccaggaagTACTTTGAtgatcaatataaaaaaaaaaaccactttaaaaacaatttaaatatatttaatactaatgtaatgataaatatatattcatagttaATACACAATTGTTAAAAAACTGTCATTTTTTGCGCGTCCTTTCTTTGCTTCTGTTcttttacaatttgtttttctttgttcCGCATTAGATTT harbors:
- the LOC125075711 gene encoding uncharacterized protein LOC125075711 isoform X2, yielding MEGAILSTQSNNRFRTHLKNAATVLCARTLPKSRCSEQSASSSRHHTYPRTSPPKRASIPCRMEPLMCELPQASTLKQAETVQREIVSQTTSTANGVVKLKSTLAREVAHAWECRIGPPDQPAPAHRVQSLFNDIELYPTKTQVFEMLVCARQCARRKSLILTFGEFCVFAAELRRCSRQTRQTSNKPESPLWSSDKELRDKEAICKHVNGSEASPPPPCEVFLGGSCNPTTWRSDIAIPMLKKMGITYFNPQVDDWSTELIEVEHRAKAEARALLFVLDSETRAVAASVEAAHLAAAPRDLLLVLRPYSRHQNIGRETISDQEYIELSRARATLQEAVERRGLPAFTDIPAALRCARAVLRGARTHPRHSLGHTILRLKRVYDAAGGRNARLPRARAIEALKDATRAPRDLAERCLPANADTIDFESFCAAVAELAADAVSKTEYQSRHNSETESAESVAGVAGGVSGTERVSSAREGNGLRVHNPRLRAYGQKLSLFIPKNGSNRSAVDEGTASGGSSGDSVFTPGTERRLERLPAMLGAPIHDVYLGGSFPSNSARPDEILRREGFTCVIPRVNDYTRMFSAPARRTAPAPDSPCRDKKPRPDTRASPPASPAAPPAPPSPAAPASPDVVLRERAPDADRPCDRLSASDFYSVTEDITPQPFKGTYDEELLLGSRVLVFAMSAEAPSFAAMVLAAHYMGLRPNHTVLLVQPMDPQRAHPYSEAAVKDYNRGRHYLRDLARRAGVPVFDSVDATVACVVSRLRVAL
- the LOC125075711 gene encoding uncharacterized protein LOC125075711 isoform X3, giving the protein MEGAILSTQSNNRFRTHLKNAATVLCARTLPKSRCSEQSASSSRHHTYPRTSPPKRASIPCRMEPLMCELPQASTLKQAETVQREIVSQTTSTANGVVKLKSTLAREVAHAWECRIGPPDQPAPAHRVQSLFNDIELYPTKTQVFEMLVCARQCARRKSLILTFGEFCVFAAELRRCSRQTRQTSNKPESPLWSSDKELRDKEAICKHVNGSEASPPPPCEVFLGGSCNPTTWRSDIAIPMLKKMGITYFNPQVDDWSTELIEVEHRAKAEARALLFVLDSETRAVAASVEAAHLAAAPRDLLLVLRPYSRHQNIGRETISDQEYIELSRARATLQEAVERRGLPAFTDIPAALRCARAVLRGARTHPRHSLGHTILRLKRVYDAAGGRNARLPRARAIEALKDATRAPRDLAERCLPANADTIDFESFCAAVAELAADAEYQSRHNSETESAESVAGVAGGVSGTERVSSAREGNGLRVHNPRLRAYGQKLSLFIPKNGSNRSAVDEGTASGGSSGDSVFTPGTERRLERLPAMLGAPIHDVYLGGSFPSNSARPDEILRREGFTCVIPRVNDYTRMFSAPARRTAPAPDSPCRDKKPRPDTRASPPASPAAPPAPPSPAAPASPDVVLRERAPDADRPCDRLSASDFYSVTEDITPQPFKGTYDEELLLGSRVLVFAMSAEAPSFAAMVLAAHYMGLRPNHTVLLVQPMDPQRAHPYSEAAVKDYNRGRHYLRDLARRAGVPVFDSVDATVACVVSRLRVAL